One window of Novosphingobium sp. P6W genomic DNA carries:
- a CDS encoding RNA polymerase sigma factor yields the protein MTSQGQEVPAEGGLRQLCLALRPELRRFLLSRRVGEADADDLLQDLFLKVETTVTGPVRAPKAYLYQMLNNMAHTRRRTEARQQARDADWLDAPAKSPGVEMEMADLSPDPEITLLSRDHLARVEACLAALPDRTAHVFRQYRIEGVSQKIIARDLGISLSAVEKHLQRAYNAVLEIRSRLDPGAAGNAGGTDAIAR from the coding sequence GCTATGCCTTGCGCTGCGGCCCGAACTGCGTCGGTTTCTGCTCTCACGCCGGGTCGGAGAGGCGGATGCCGACGATCTGCTGCAGGACCTTTTCTTGAAAGTCGAAACGACGGTGACCGGGCCGGTGCGTGCGCCCAAGGCCTATCTGTACCAGATGCTCAACAACATGGCGCATACCCGCCGCCGGACCGAAGCTCGCCAGCAGGCCCGCGATGCCGATTGGCTGGATGCCCCGGCAAAGTCTCCGGGAGTGGAGATGGAGATGGCCGACCTGTCGCCCGATCCCGAGATAACCCTGCTTTCGCGCGATCACCTTGCGCGGGTGGAGGCTTGCCTGGCGGCGCTGCCGGACCGTACCGCCCATGTCTTCCGGCAATACCGGATCGAAGGCGTGTCGCAGAAAATCATCGCACGCGACCTGGGTATCAGCCTGAGCGCGGTCGAAAAACATCTCCAGCGCGCCTACAATGCCGTACTCGAAATTCGCAGCCGGTTGGACCCGGGCGCCGCAGGGAATGCAGGAGGCACCGATGCAATCGCCCGCTGA